A window of the Harmonia axyridis chromosome 5, icHarAxyr1.1, whole genome shotgun sequence genome harbors these coding sequences:
- the LOC123679829 gene encoding multidrug resistance-associated protein 1-like isoform X1, protein MDIGGVLTEFCGSEFWNSSLSWHTNNPDLTICFEKTALTLIPCSVLWIFSAIEIFHISKSREKHIPWNWRNVSKLIVLFTMCIITLMELVFDILYQNKIYLVDVVTPLVKLSSFILVSVFIIYNRKKGIRSSGVQFFFWLILAICGLFQLRTEIKNLQIKHLHSYPSYLFYTIYYSFVLLLLFLSSLNDRPVQSSAKKNKNICPEEECSFLSRLFFSWIETLAWKGFRKPLTDEDLYDLRDQDSARHVVVNFDYHWTKKLHRRKKSTNPKVSVLPICLEAFLSTFIFGILLKFSSDLLAFVSPQILSLLINFVKEREEHWKGYFYAVLLLSTGIIKSLLSVQYSQKANVIGLRIRVALNAIIYRKALKLSSKARQNYTIGEIVNLISNDTKNIADLPPNLISVISAILQVILSLYFLWKILGIAVISGLIVMILMIPISSFISNKLKNLQIKKMKSSDQRIKQTNEVLSNFKVLKLYAWESIFHSNILRVREIECQHLKNTVFYNVGYSFVWLCAPFLVSLVCFATYVLIDDKNILDARVAFVSLSLFNILRVPMNQLPATFSDIVQASVSLMRVNKMLSNDELDPDDVTHYDDSFPLTIKNGTFGWGEEPTLKNINISLPKSSLTAIVGSVGSGKSTFLSAFLGETHKFSGQVNTVGNIAYVPQQAWIQNATLRENILFGKPYDRMKYQRVVGACALKSDFQALPGGDNTEIGEKGVNLSGGQRQRISLARAVYADADIYFLDDPLSAVDTRVGRHIFERVIGPNGILKSKTRVFVTHSITYLPQTNEVIVLKNGEVSERGTYQQLLDKEGDFSDFLKTHKNEDSNDKSKQHLRTQKADSAVESIQMSSSVMSYDKLLLSSQDNLLDDSRLTDIEKLETGSVGWDVYKYYLETIGWKIITAAIVSNFFMHLLNIGGKVWLSVWSTDPNMVNNGTNDYNKTLFYLGVYSTFGFGKSLLGIFAVLAPQIGGVFAAIKLHQGLLHRIIHAPMSFFDTTPTGRLISRFAKDIGTVDYKLSVYLYEGINSFFIVIGTLIVTSYTAPVFIAVIIPLGLVYYLIQKFYIETSRQLKRLEAISRSPIYSLFNESVAGAPVIRAFKAGQAFTNDFERKSDFNNSCYYLSMISNRWMSLRLEILGNLIVFFSVMFSVTVKHLNAGLLGLSITYALEITETLNYLVRIASEVETNIVSVERIREYAQASQEAPWDNPDVQITPSWPDKGIVEFKRFGVRYRPGLELVLRNVNFKTNQNEKIGIVGRTGAGKSSLTLSLFRILEAAEGEILIDGVNLATLGLQTLRSRITIIPQDAVLFSGTLRMNLDPYNKYTDNEIWQTLQHAHLKSYIQTFPEGLEHLVSEGGENFSMGQKQLICLARALLRKTKVLILDEATAAVDLETDNLIQITIRNEFSECTVLTIAHRLNTILDYDRVIVLNKGTIEEFDSPTSLLKNKGLFYDMCKDDGITQ, encoded by the exons aattcttCTCTATCATGGCACACAAACAACCCTGATCTCACAATATGTTTTGAAAAGACTGCACTGACTCTCATCCCTTGCTCAGTATTATGGATTTTTTCAGCTATAGAAATTTTTCACATTTCGAAAAGCCGGGAGAAACATATACCATGGAATTGGAGAAATGTTTCCAAATTAATAGTTCTTTTTACAATGTGTATTATCACATTGATGGAActtgttttcgatattttgtatcaaaacaaaatatatctAGTTGATGTGGTCACTCCATTGGTGAAACTTAGTAGTTTT attttagtTTCTGTATTCATAATCTACAATCGTAAAAAAGGGATTCGTTCATCAGGTGTGCAGTTTTTTTTCTGGCTTATATTGGCAATATGTGGATTATTTCAACTTCGTACAGAAATTAAGAATTTGCAAATCAAGCATCTCCATTCCTATCCATCCTATTTATTTTATACTATTTATTATTCTttcgttttattattattatttttgagttcGTTGAATGACAGACCAGTTCAGAGTTCTGCCAAAAAGAACAAA AATATCTGTCCAGAAGAAGAATGCTCTTTTCTATCTCGTTTATTCTTTTCTTGGATAGAAACTTTGGCTTGGAAAGGTTTCAGAAAACCATTAACAGATGAAGATCTTTATGATTTAAGGGACCAAGATAGTGCAAGGCATGTAGTAGTGAATTTTGATTACCACTGGACTAAAAAGCTACACAG AAGAAAAAAGTCGACAAACCCCAAAGTTTCGGTTTTGCCTATCTGCTTAGAAGCATTCTTGTCCACGTTTATATTCGGAATTTTACTAAAATTTAGCAGCGATTTATTAGCGTTTGTGAGTCCTCAAATCCTaag cctCCTAATAAACTTCGTCAAGGAGAGGGAAGAGCACTGGAAAGGTTATTTCTATGCAGTATTATTGTTAAGCACTGGCATCATAAAATCCTTACTTTCCGTGCAATATAGCCAGAAAGCTAACGTTATTGGCTTGAGGATAAGAGTAGCTCTCAATGCGATCATCTACAGGAAAGCCCTTAAACTATCCAGTAAAGCACGACAAAATTATACCATTGGGGAAATAGTGAATCTCATCAgcaatgatacaaaaaatatagCTGATCTTCCACCAAATTTAATATCCGTAATATCGGCCATTCTACAAGTGATATTGTCATTATACTTCCTATGGAAAATATTAGGTATTGCGGTTATATCAGGTTTAATAGTTATGATACTTATGATTCCAATCAGCAGTTTCATCTCGAATAAATTGAAGAATCTTCAAATTAAGAAGATGAAGAGCTCAGATCAGAGAATAAAGCAAACAAACGAAGTCTTGAGCAATTTTAAAGTTCTGAAGCTCTATGCTTGGGAGTCAATTTTTCACAGCAATATCTTGAGGGTTAGAGAAATCGAGTGTCAGCATTTGAAGAATACCGTGTTTTATAATGTTGGATATTCTTTTGTTTGGTTATGTGCTCCATTCTTG GTTTCTCTCGTCTGCTTTGCAACGTATGTTTTGATTGAtgacaaaaatattttggatGCCAGAGTGGCTTTCGTTTCTCTATcgcttttcaatattttacgGGTTCCTATGAATCAATTGCCTGCTACCTTTAGTGATATTGTACAG gcGTCAGTTTCCTTAATGAGGGTGAATAAAATGCTCAGCAACGATGAATTGGATCCGGATGATGTCACACATTATGATGACT CCTTTCCACTGACAATAAAAAATGGAACGTTCGGATGGGGCGAGGAACCAACTCTGAAGAACATCAATATATCTTTACCAAAGTCTTCTTTGACAGCTATTGTAGGCAGTGTTGGATCAGGAAAAAGTACCTTCTTGTCAGCATTTTTGGGAGAAACACATAAGTTTTCAGGACAAGTCAACACTGTGGGAAATATAGCATATGTTCCTCAACAAGCTTGGATACAAAATGCTACTTTGAGAGAGAACATACTGTTTGGAAAACCTTACGATCGCATGAAGTATCAAAGAGTGGTTGGTGCTTGTGCTCTCAAAAGTGATTTCCAAGCTCTACCCGGTGGAGATAATACAGAAATAGGAGAAAAGGGAGTCAATCTTTCTGGTGGACAACGGCAAAGAATAAGTCTAGCGAGAGCTGTGTATGCAGATGCCGATATTTATTTCTTGGACGATCCTTTGAGTGCAGTCGACACTAGAGTTGGAAGACACATTTTTGAAAGGGTTATCGGTCCAAATGGTATTCTCAAATCGAAAACTAGAGTCTTCGTAACACACAGTATCACATATTTGCCCCAAACTAATGAAGTGATAGTATTGAAGAACGGTGAGGTGTCAGAACGTGGTACGTACCAGCAGCTTCTGGATAAAGAAGgcgatttctcagatttcctaAAGACTCACAAGAATGAAGATAGTAATGATAAGTCTAAAc AGCACTTGCGCACCCAGAAAGCAGATTCAGCAGTGGAGTCTATCCAAATGTCATCATCAGTGATGAGTTACGACAAACTTCTTTTGTCatcgcaagataatcttctgGATGACAGTCGACTGACTGATATAGAAAAACTAGAAACTGGAAGCGTTGGATGGGATGTTTATAAGTATTATTTGGAAACAATTGGTTGGAAAATAATAACTGCAGCCATTGTTTCCAATTTCTTTATGCACCTGCTCAATATTGGTGGTAAAGTGTGGTTGAGTGTTTGGTCAACTGATCCAAATATGGTTAATAATGGAACTAATGACTACAACAAGACACTTTTCTACTTGGGAGTTTACAGTACTTTTGGATTTGGAAAAT CATTGCTTGGAATTTTTGCTGTATTAGCACCACAAATTGGAGGAGTATTCGCCGCCATCAAATTACATCAAGGCCTTCTTCACCGAATTATACACGCACCTATGTCATTCTTTGACACAACTCCAACTGGAAGACTTATATCCAGATTTGCTAAAGACATTGGGACAGTGGATTACAAATTATCGGTGTATCTCTATGAAGGAATAAACAGCTTTTTCATT GTCATAGGAACGTTAATTGTAACAAGTTACACTGCTCCTGTTTTCATAGCAGTCATCATACCGTTGggtttggtttattatttgatTCAAAAGTTTTACATAGAGACCTCGAGACAACTCAAACGTTTAGAAGCCATTTCCAGATCACCTATTTATTCCTTATTCAATGAGAGTGTTGCTGGTGCACCTGTGATACGAGCCTTCAAAGCAGGTCAGGCTTTCACGAATGACTTCGAGAGAAAATCGGACTTCAACAATTCCTGCTATTACCTCAGCATGATATCGAACAGATGGATGTCTCTAAGATTAGAGATATTGGGAAATCTTATAGTATTCTTCTCAGTCATGTTTTCCGTTACAGTGAAACATTTAAATGCTGGACTTCTCGGATTATCTATAACATACGCTTTAGAG ATCACTGAAACTTTGAATTATTTGGTACGAATAGCTTCAGAGGTCGAGACTAATATCGTATCAGTAGAGAGAATAAGGGAATATGCACAGGCATCTCAAGAAGCCCCTTGGGATAACCCAGACGTTCAAATTACTCCTTCTTGGCCAGATAAAGGTATTGTCGAATTCAAGAGGTTTGGAGTTAGATATAGGCCTGGATTGGAATTAGTATTGAGGAATGTGAATTTCAAAACCaatcaaaatgagaaaattggAATTGTAGGGAGAACAGGAGCTGGCAAATCTAGTTTGACATTGTCCCTATTCAG GATCTTAGAGGCAGCTGAAGGGGAAATTTTGATTGATGGAGTCAACTTGGCTACTTTAGGACTACAAACCTTGAGATCACGAATAACTATCATTCCACAAGATGCAGTACTTTTCTCTGGAACTTTGAGAATGAATCTAGACCCATACAATAAATATACAGATAATGAAATATGGCAAACACTTCAACATGCTCATTTGAAGTCGTACATACAAACATTTCCCGAAGGACTGGAACATTTAGTTTCTGAGGGaggagaaaatttttcaatgggtCAAAAACAACTGATTTGCCTTGCGAGGGCTTTACTCAGAAAAACGAAAGTGTTAATTTTAGATGAAGCAACTGCAGCTGTCGACTTGGAAACAGATAATCTCATACAAATTACTATAAGAAATGAATTCAGTGAATGTACTGTTTTAACTATAGCTCATAGGTTAAACACTATATTAGATTATGACAGAGTCATAGTATTGAACAAGGGCACGATAGAAGAATTTGATTCTCCTACAAGCTTATTAAAAAATAAgggtttattttatgatatgTGCAAAGATGATGGAATTACTCAGTGA
- the LOC123679829 gene encoding multidrug resistance-associated protein 1-like isoform X4 → MENISSFISNKLKNLQIKKMKSSDQRIKQTNEVLSNFKVLKLYAWESIFHSNILRVREIECQHLKNTVFYNVGYSFVWLCAPFLVSLVCFATYVLIDDKNILDARVAFVSLSLFNILRVPMNQLPATFSDIVQASVSLMRVNKMLSNDELDPDDVTHYDDSFPLTIKNGTFGWGEEPTLKNINISLPKSSLTAIVGSVGSGKSTFLSAFLGETHKFSGQVNTVGNIAYVPQQAWIQNATLRENILFGKPYDRMKYQRVVGACALKSDFQALPGGDNTEIGEKGVNLSGGQRQRISLARAVYADADIYFLDDPLSAVDTRVGRHIFERVIGPNGILKSKTRVFVTHSITYLPQTNEVIVLKNGEVSERGTYQQLLDKEGDFSDFLKTHKNEDSNDKSKQHLRTQKADSAVESIQMSSSVMSYDKLLLSSQDNLLDDSRLTDIEKLETGSVGWDVYKYYLETIGWKIITAAIVSNFFMHLLNIGGKVWLSVWSTDPNMVNNGTNDYNKTLFYLGVYSTFGFGKSLLGIFAVLAPQIGGVFAAIKLHQGLLHRIIHAPMSFFDTTPTGRLISRFAKDIGTVDYKLSVYLYEGINSFFIVIGTLIVTSYTAPVFIAVIIPLGLVYYLIQKFYIETSRQLKRLEAISRSPIYSLFNESVAGAPVIRAFKAGQAFTNDFERKSDFNNSCYYLSMISNRWMSLRLEILGNLIVFFSVMFSVTVKHLNAGLLGLSITYALEITETLNYLVRIASEVETNIVSVERIREYAQASQEAPWDNPDVQITPSWPDKGIVEFKRFGVRYRPGLELVLRNVNFKTNQNEKIGIVGRTGAGKSSLTLSLFRILEAAEGEILIDGVNLATLGLQTLRSRITIIPQDAVLFSGTLRMNLDPYNKYTDNEIWQTLQHAHLKSYIQTFPEGLEHLVSEGGENFSMGQKQLICLARALLRKTKVLILDEATAAVDLETDNLIQITIRNEFSECTVLTIAHRLNTILDYDRVIVLNKGTIEEFDSPTSLLKNKGLFYDMCKDDGITQ, encoded by the exons ATGGAAAATATTAG CAGTTTCATCTCGAATAAATTGAAGAATCTTCAAATTAAGAAGATGAAGAGCTCAGATCAGAGAATAAAGCAAACAAACGAAGTCTTGAGCAATTTTAAAGTTCTGAAGCTCTATGCTTGGGAGTCAATTTTTCACAGCAATATCTTGAGGGTTAGAGAAATCGAGTGTCAGCATTTGAAGAATACCGTGTTTTATAATGTTGGATATTCTTTTGTTTGGTTATGTGCTCCATTCTTG GTTTCTCTCGTCTGCTTTGCAACGTATGTTTTGATTGAtgacaaaaatattttggatGCCAGAGTGGCTTTCGTTTCTCTATcgcttttcaatattttacgGGTTCCTATGAATCAATTGCCTGCTACCTTTAGTGATATTGTACAG gcGTCAGTTTCCTTAATGAGGGTGAATAAAATGCTCAGCAACGATGAATTGGATCCGGATGATGTCACACATTATGATGACT CCTTTCCACTGACAATAAAAAATGGAACGTTCGGATGGGGCGAGGAACCAACTCTGAAGAACATCAATATATCTTTACCAAAGTCTTCTTTGACAGCTATTGTAGGCAGTGTTGGATCAGGAAAAAGTACCTTCTTGTCAGCATTTTTGGGAGAAACACATAAGTTTTCAGGACAAGTCAACACTGTGGGAAATATAGCATATGTTCCTCAACAAGCTTGGATACAAAATGCTACTTTGAGAGAGAACATACTGTTTGGAAAACCTTACGATCGCATGAAGTATCAAAGAGTGGTTGGTGCTTGTGCTCTCAAAAGTGATTTCCAAGCTCTACCCGGTGGAGATAATACAGAAATAGGAGAAAAGGGAGTCAATCTTTCTGGTGGACAACGGCAAAGAATAAGTCTAGCGAGAGCTGTGTATGCAGATGCCGATATTTATTTCTTGGACGATCCTTTGAGTGCAGTCGACACTAGAGTTGGAAGACACATTTTTGAAAGGGTTATCGGTCCAAATGGTATTCTCAAATCGAAAACTAGAGTCTTCGTAACACACAGTATCACATATTTGCCCCAAACTAATGAAGTGATAGTATTGAAGAACGGTGAGGTGTCAGAACGTGGTACGTACCAGCAGCTTCTGGATAAAGAAGgcgatttctcagatttcctaAAGACTCACAAGAATGAAGATAGTAATGATAAGTCTAAAc AGCACTTGCGCACCCAGAAAGCAGATTCAGCAGTGGAGTCTATCCAAATGTCATCATCAGTGATGAGTTACGACAAACTTCTTTTGTCatcgcaagataatcttctgGATGACAGTCGACTGACTGATATAGAAAAACTAGAAACTGGAAGCGTTGGATGGGATGTTTATAAGTATTATTTGGAAACAATTGGTTGGAAAATAATAACTGCAGCCATTGTTTCCAATTTCTTTATGCACCTGCTCAATATTGGTGGTAAAGTGTGGTTGAGTGTTTGGTCAACTGATCCAAATATGGTTAATAATGGAACTAATGACTACAACAAGACACTTTTCTACTTGGGAGTTTACAGTACTTTTGGATTTGGAAAAT CATTGCTTGGAATTTTTGCTGTATTAGCACCACAAATTGGAGGAGTATTCGCCGCCATCAAATTACATCAAGGCCTTCTTCACCGAATTATACACGCACCTATGTCATTCTTTGACACAACTCCAACTGGAAGACTTATATCCAGATTTGCTAAAGACATTGGGACAGTGGATTACAAATTATCGGTGTATCTCTATGAAGGAATAAACAGCTTTTTCATT GTCATAGGAACGTTAATTGTAACAAGTTACACTGCTCCTGTTTTCATAGCAGTCATCATACCGTTGggtttggtttattatttgatTCAAAAGTTTTACATAGAGACCTCGAGACAACTCAAACGTTTAGAAGCCATTTCCAGATCACCTATTTATTCCTTATTCAATGAGAGTGTTGCTGGTGCACCTGTGATACGAGCCTTCAAAGCAGGTCAGGCTTTCACGAATGACTTCGAGAGAAAATCGGACTTCAACAATTCCTGCTATTACCTCAGCATGATATCGAACAGATGGATGTCTCTAAGATTAGAGATATTGGGAAATCTTATAGTATTCTTCTCAGTCATGTTTTCCGTTACAGTGAAACATTTAAATGCTGGACTTCTCGGATTATCTATAACATACGCTTTAGAG ATCACTGAAACTTTGAATTATTTGGTACGAATAGCTTCAGAGGTCGAGACTAATATCGTATCAGTAGAGAGAATAAGGGAATATGCACAGGCATCTCAAGAAGCCCCTTGGGATAACCCAGACGTTCAAATTACTCCTTCTTGGCCAGATAAAGGTATTGTCGAATTCAAGAGGTTTGGAGTTAGATATAGGCCTGGATTGGAATTAGTATTGAGGAATGTGAATTTCAAAACCaatcaaaatgagaaaattggAATTGTAGGGAGAACAGGAGCTGGCAAATCTAGTTTGACATTGTCCCTATTCAG GATCTTAGAGGCAGCTGAAGGGGAAATTTTGATTGATGGAGTCAACTTGGCTACTTTAGGACTACAAACCTTGAGATCACGAATAACTATCATTCCACAAGATGCAGTACTTTTCTCTGGAACTTTGAGAATGAATCTAGACCCATACAATAAATATACAGATAATGAAATATGGCAAACACTTCAACATGCTCATTTGAAGTCGTACATACAAACATTTCCCGAAGGACTGGAACATTTAGTTTCTGAGGGaggagaaaatttttcaatgggtCAAAAACAACTGATTTGCCTTGCGAGGGCTTTACTCAGAAAAACGAAAGTGTTAATTTTAGATGAAGCAACTGCAGCTGTCGACTTGGAAACAGATAATCTCATACAAATTACTATAAGAAATGAATTCAGTGAATGTACTGTTTTAACTATAGCTCATAGGTTAAACACTATATTAGATTATGACAGAGTCATAGTATTGAACAAGGGCACGATAGAAGAATTTGATTCTCCTACAAGCTTATTAAAAAATAAgggtttattttatgatatgTGCAAAGATGATGGAATTACTCAGTGA
- the LOC123679829 gene encoding multidrug resistance-associated protein 1-like isoform X5, whose product MENISFISNKLKNLQIKKMKSSDQRIKQTNEVLSNFKVLKLYAWESIFHSNILRVREIECQHLKNTVFYNVGYSFVWLCAPFLVSLVCFATYVLIDDKNILDARVAFVSLSLFNILRVPMNQLPATFSDIVQASVSLMRVNKMLSNDELDPDDVTHYDDSFPLTIKNGTFGWGEEPTLKNINISLPKSSLTAIVGSVGSGKSTFLSAFLGETHKFSGQVNTVGNIAYVPQQAWIQNATLRENILFGKPYDRMKYQRVVGACALKSDFQALPGGDNTEIGEKGVNLSGGQRQRISLARAVYADADIYFLDDPLSAVDTRVGRHIFERVIGPNGILKSKTRVFVTHSITYLPQTNEVIVLKNGEVSERGTYQQLLDKEGDFSDFLKTHKNEDSNDKSKQHLRTQKADSAVESIQMSSSVMSYDKLLLSSQDNLLDDSRLTDIEKLETGSVGWDVYKYYLETIGWKIITAAIVSNFFMHLLNIGGKVWLSVWSTDPNMVNNGTNDYNKTLFYLGVYSTFGFGKSLLGIFAVLAPQIGGVFAAIKLHQGLLHRIIHAPMSFFDTTPTGRLISRFAKDIGTVDYKLSVYLYEGINSFFIVIGTLIVTSYTAPVFIAVIIPLGLVYYLIQKFYIETSRQLKRLEAISRSPIYSLFNESVAGAPVIRAFKAGQAFTNDFERKSDFNNSCYYLSMISNRWMSLRLEILGNLIVFFSVMFSVTVKHLNAGLLGLSITYALEITETLNYLVRIASEVETNIVSVERIREYAQASQEAPWDNPDVQITPSWPDKGIVEFKRFGVRYRPGLELVLRNVNFKTNQNEKIGIVGRTGAGKSSLTLSLFRILEAAEGEILIDGVNLATLGLQTLRSRITIIPQDAVLFSGTLRMNLDPYNKYTDNEIWQTLQHAHLKSYIQTFPEGLEHLVSEGGENFSMGQKQLICLARALLRKTKVLILDEATAAVDLETDNLIQITIRNEFSECTVLTIAHRLNTILDYDRVIVLNKGTIEEFDSPTSLLKNKGLFYDMCKDDGITQ is encoded by the exons ATGGAAAATATTAG TTTCATCTCGAATAAATTGAAGAATCTTCAAATTAAGAAGATGAAGAGCTCAGATCAGAGAATAAAGCAAACAAACGAAGTCTTGAGCAATTTTAAAGTTCTGAAGCTCTATGCTTGGGAGTCAATTTTTCACAGCAATATCTTGAGGGTTAGAGAAATCGAGTGTCAGCATTTGAAGAATACCGTGTTTTATAATGTTGGATATTCTTTTGTTTGGTTATGTGCTCCATTCTTG GTTTCTCTCGTCTGCTTTGCAACGTATGTTTTGATTGAtgacaaaaatattttggatGCCAGAGTGGCTTTCGTTTCTCTATcgcttttcaatattttacgGGTTCCTATGAATCAATTGCCTGCTACCTTTAGTGATATTGTACAG gcGTCAGTTTCCTTAATGAGGGTGAATAAAATGCTCAGCAACGATGAATTGGATCCGGATGATGTCACACATTATGATGACT CCTTTCCACTGACAATAAAAAATGGAACGTTCGGATGGGGCGAGGAACCAACTCTGAAGAACATCAATATATCTTTACCAAAGTCTTCTTTGACAGCTATTGTAGGCAGTGTTGGATCAGGAAAAAGTACCTTCTTGTCAGCATTTTTGGGAGAAACACATAAGTTTTCAGGACAAGTCAACACTGTGGGAAATATAGCATATGTTCCTCAACAAGCTTGGATACAAAATGCTACTTTGAGAGAGAACATACTGTTTGGAAAACCTTACGATCGCATGAAGTATCAAAGAGTGGTTGGTGCTTGTGCTCTCAAAAGTGATTTCCAAGCTCTACCCGGTGGAGATAATACAGAAATAGGAGAAAAGGGAGTCAATCTTTCTGGTGGACAACGGCAAAGAATAAGTCTAGCGAGAGCTGTGTATGCAGATGCCGATATTTATTTCTTGGACGATCCTTTGAGTGCAGTCGACACTAGAGTTGGAAGACACATTTTTGAAAGGGTTATCGGTCCAAATGGTATTCTCAAATCGAAAACTAGAGTCTTCGTAACACACAGTATCACATATTTGCCCCAAACTAATGAAGTGATAGTATTGAAGAACGGTGAGGTGTCAGAACGTGGTACGTACCAGCAGCTTCTGGATAAAGAAGgcgatttctcagatttcctaAAGACTCACAAGAATGAAGATAGTAATGATAAGTCTAAAc AGCACTTGCGCACCCAGAAAGCAGATTCAGCAGTGGAGTCTATCCAAATGTCATCATCAGTGATGAGTTACGACAAACTTCTTTTGTCatcgcaagataatcttctgGATGACAGTCGACTGACTGATATAGAAAAACTAGAAACTGGAAGCGTTGGATGGGATGTTTATAAGTATTATTTGGAAACAATTGGTTGGAAAATAATAACTGCAGCCATTGTTTCCAATTTCTTTATGCACCTGCTCAATATTGGTGGTAAAGTGTGGTTGAGTGTTTGGTCAACTGATCCAAATATGGTTAATAATGGAACTAATGACTACAACAAGACACTTTTCTACTTGGGAGTTTACAGTACTTTTGGATTTGGAAAAT CATTGCTTGGAATTTTTGCTGTATTAGCACCACAAATTGGAGGAGTATTCGCCGCCATCAAATTACATCAAGGCCTTCTTCACCGAATTATACACGCACCTATGTCATTCTTTGACACAACTCCAACTGGAAGACTTATATCCAGATTTGCTAAAGACATTGGGACAGTGGATTACAAATTATCGGTGTATCTCTATGAAGGAATAAACAGCTTTTTCATT GTCATAGGAACGTTAATTGTAACAAGTTACACTGCTCCTGTTTTCATAGCAGTCATCATACCGTTGggtttggtttattatttgatTCAAAAGTTTTACATAGAGACCTCGAGACAACTCAAACGTTTAGAAGCCATTTCCAGATCACCTATTTATTCCTTATTCAATGAGAGTGTTGCTGGTGCACCTGTGATACGAGCCTTCAAAGCAGGTCAGGCTTTCACGAATGACTTCGAGAGAAAATCGGACTTCAACAATTCCTGCTATTACCTCAGCATGATATCGAACAGATGGATGTCTCTAAGATTAGAGATATTGGGAAATCTTATAGTATTCTTCTCAGTCATGTTTTCCGTTACAGTGAAACATTTAAATGCTGGACTTCTCGGATTATCTATAACATACGCTTTAGAG ATCACTGAAACTTTGAATTATTTGGTACGAATAGCTTCAGAGGTCGAGACTAATATCGTATCAGTAGAGAGAATAAGGGAATATGCACAGGCATCTCAAGAAGCCCCTTGGGATAACCCAGACGTTCAAATTACTCCTTCTTGGCCAGATAAAGGTATTGTCGAATTCAAGAGGTTTGGAGTTAGATATAGGCCTGGATTGGAATTAGTATTGAGGAATGTGAATTTCAAAACCaatcaaaatgagaaaattggAATTGTAGGGAGAACAGGAGCTGGCAAATCTAGTTTGACATTGTCCCTATTCAG GATCTTAGAGGCAGCTGAAGGGGAAATTTTGATTGATGGAGTCAACTTGGCTACTTTAGGACTACAAACCTTGAGATCACGAATAACTATCATTCCACAAGATGCAGTACTTTTCTCTGGAACTTTGAGAATGAATCTAGACCCATACAATAAATATACAGATAATGAAATATGGCAAACACTTCAACATGCTCATTTGAAGTCGTACATACAAACATTTCCCGAAGGACTGGAACATTTAGTTTCTGAGGGaggagaaaatttttcaatgggtCAAAAACAACTGATTTGCCTTGCGAGGGCTTTACTCAGAAAAACGAAAGTGTTAATTTTAGATGAAGCAACTGCAGCTGTCGACTTGGAAACAGATAATCTCATACAAATTACTATAAGAAATGAATTCAGTGAATGTACTGTTTTAACTATAGCTCATAGGTTAAACACTATATTAGATTATGACAGAGTCATAGTATTGAACAAGGGCACGATAGAAGAATTTGATTCTCCTACAAGCTTATTAAAAAATAAgggtttattttatgatatgTGCAAAGATGATGGAATTACTCAGTGA